Proteins encoded together in one Penaeus vannamei isolate JL-2024 chromosome 41, ASM4276789v1, whole genome shotgun sequence window:
- the LOC113803029 gene encoding protein GPR107 produces the protein MVRCKIKLFQLAFALILISGRVIDARKHKLDLKNDSRRYFPISTFGFYRNGYLDVKVDKFKITPENADKKFGFSLEKTANPYTDNHPEQCQLNNFKYNDSAVQHVFFIFDLANKQVYLNCSADMTLLHVLKGKDVLENSKELKHLRLTDTNLFASHKQKRATWARSKRDAETELKGPAKDGISTVRPVNREVIKQKCNDVKINMTYENGFYSFKFLVYVALEKEEGLYNLNFHNCMNYPPGAGYSKIDMALQIEEVNPDDNYLSAGEMPLPALYFMMALLFFLSACFWFFLLKKSKDPVFKIHYLMGVLVIIKSFSLLFHGVNYHFIQTRGVHMEAWAVMFYIMHLLKGALLFTVLALIGSGWAFIKHVLSSKERKIFMIIIPLQIIANVATIIVEETEEASQEHAMWVELLFLLDFLCCGAILLPVVWSIRHLQEASQSDGKAAINLKKLKLFRHFYIMIVCYIYFTRIIVYLLRMTVPFQYEWLDDMFREMATYVFFVMTGYKFRPANNNPYFRVTTDDEDMDEVLTTTGLTEGVTRVNQHNKDSSKNKDHLEVEVYEDDEEVNLLNTQESSHAFD, from the exons ATGGTCCGTTGTAAAATCAAGTTATTCCAGCTCGCTTTCGCTTTGATCCTGATATCCGGCCGTGTTATCGACGCCCGGAAACACAAGCTCGATCTGAAG AATGACAGTCGCAGATACTTCCCTATCAGCACCTTTGGCTTCTACCGCAATGGCTACCTGGACGTGAAGGTGGACAAGTTCAAGATCACACCCGAGAATGCAGACAAAAAG TTCGGCTTCAGCCTGGAGAAGACGGCCAACCCCTACACTGACAACCACCCAGAGCAATGCCAGCTCAACAACTTCAAGTACAATGACTCCGCAGTCCAGCACGTGTTTTTCATCTTCGACCTGGCCAACAAGCa GGTCTACTTGAACTGCAGTGCTGACATGACGCTGCTGCACGTGTTGAAAGGCAAGGACGTCCTCGAGAACTCAAAAGAGCTTAAACACCTGCGCTTGACGGACACCAACCTCTTTGCTTCACATAAACAAAAG CGAGCAACATGGGCTAGGAGCAAGAGAGATGCAGAAACAGAGTTGAAGG GTCCTGCCAAGGATGGGATCAGCACAGTGAGACCGGTGAATCGTGAGGTCATCAAGCAGAAGTGCAATGATGTGAAGATCAACATGACTTACGAAAATGGCTTCTATAGTTTcaag TTTCTGGTGTATGTGGccctggagaaggaggaggggctgtACAACCTCAACTTCCACAACTGCATGAATTACCCACCCGGTGCTGGGTACTCAAAGATCGACATGGCTTTGCAG ATCGAGGAAGTGAATCCTGACGACAACTACCTGTCTGCTGGTGAGATGCCGCTGCCTGCTCTCTACTTCATGAtggccctcctcttcttcctctcggcTTGCTTCTGGTTCTTCCTCCTCAAGAAGAGCAA GGATCCCGTCTTCAAGATCCACTACCTGATGGGCGTTCTGGTCATTATCAAGTCGTTCAGCCTGCTCTTCCATGGCGTCAACTACCACTTCATTCAGACAAGAGGGGTCCACATGGAGGCCTGGGCCGTCATGTTCTATATCATGCACCT GCTGAAGGGCGCTCTGCTGTTCACCGTTCTGGCTCTCATTGGCTCTGGCTGGGCCTTCATCAAGCACGTTCTCTCCAGCAAAGAGAGGAagatcttcatgattatcatccccCTCCAG ATCATTGCCAACGTTGCCACGATCATAGtcgaggagacggaggaggccaGCCAGGAGCATGCTATGTGGGTGgagcttctcttcctcctggaCTTCCTTTGCTGTGGAGCCATCTTGCTGCCTGTAGTCTG gtcCATTCGTCACTTGCAGGAAGCCTCTCAGAGCGACGGAAAGGCTGCCATCAACCTCAAGAAACTGAAACTCTTCCGTCACTTCTACATCATGATTGTCTGCTACATTTACTTTACAAGGATAATTGTCTATTTGTTGAGG ATGACAGTACCCTTCCAGTACGAGTGGCTGGATGACATGTTCCGCGAGATGGCAACCTACGTGTTCTTTGTGATGACGGGTTACAAATTCCGTCCTGCCAACAACAACCCTTACTTTAGGGTAACCACCGATGATGAGGATATGGACGAAGT GCTGACTACAACTGGCCTGACAGAAGGTGTGACCCGCGTCAACCAGCACAACAAGGATTCGTCCAAGAACAAAGACCACCTGGAAGTAGAGGTCTACGAGGATGATGAGGAAGTGAACCTTCTCAACACACAGGAGTCGTCCCATGCCTTCGACTAA